The nucleotide window GGCATGAATGAAGGTCTTTCATCTTctcaaaaagttttgaaaaattgtaaaAACGCTCTGCTACTAAGAATTGCAAATTTCTACCTGTGAAACCCTCCCCAGTTGATGGTGAAAGCTACAATTTTAGAGTTTTCAGATGAAGAAACGATGTATATCACAAGATCTTTAAGAGAATGTTAATGGACGATATCAAAAACCTTATAACAATGCTACTTTGTTGGTTTCACGGACTTTTGCAAAGCAAAAACAGTTCAAAGAATGTAAGACAAATGACACCAATACACTTCTCTACTTCAATAAGAGGTAAATAAATCAATATTTCACCATTTCATGAATGTTTCTAAacataaaagaaacatgaaacattttaaaaatcaatttatggTTTTGGCAAAGTCATAACTATCAAACCTCAATATCTTTGGAGAGAGTTTGATATGCCATTAGtgaaagataatgaaaataGCAAAACTTCTTTTAATGGATTTTTAAAACTataacacaaatcagaagttctAGAGATAATATTGAACATAAAAAGATTGTTCAAATGTTTTACACAACTTGCCATTTAAATGTGATTATGAAGTTGCTGCAATTAAAGAATCAAAAAACTTACCTGCATTGTCATTTCATGAACAAATGGGTTTCTGAAAACACATGAAAAGTGAACACTTGAGTACGAACCAAAGAAGCTGAAACAAGCATTTTAATCTAAGCCATAGTCACTATCATATACGAATTTTAAACAGTGAggttttttcttgggtataatacaccaaaagttttttttctcagaaaaaatccaggaaattttaaaacaagtaaaaaaagattgtaaaggtaaaatgtgaaaaataaaaagatgcaaaaacacaacgaatgtgaaaaaaaaaaccaaaaatgtgaaaaacatgaaaaaaatgcgaaaagacatgaaaaaatgagaaatatggaataaacatgaaaaaacataaaaaaaacatgttttttcccttttttcggCCAAAgcttttttcacgttttttcctgaaaaaaaatgtttgtgatTATGATCTAAGCTAAATGTTAAGAAGAAAATCACATTTAAAGAGTGCAATATAAAAGAGGTAGCAAGAATCAAAGACTATCAAGAGGTCCAAGAAGTTGAAGAAGTAATTTCAAGTTAAGGTATAACAATGTAAAAGTCTGAATCATATTCTTAAGTGTGCAGGCACAAATCGAAATATTGCAGACTCAGATGCAAGAGTGCAAAATTCCAACtcattctcaaaaaattgtAACATCCATCAATATCAACTAGGTTTACCTCTAAGTAATTAAACATAATGTCAACCGTGGATGGATTTTCTTGTATTAGTCAAGGGTTATGGGCTGGCTGCTGCAACTTCACAACTTTCACTCACAAAGACGTTttatttgcatgtgcatgtttcCAACACTTCTCAAGGTCTTTTTTTGCATTGCAATTACATATTGGTACATTTCTTCACTCTTTGAAGCAATTTCAGCAATATGCAAGAAGGTGCGACACAAATGCTGGTATCGTGATATAGTACGACATCTATCAACCCTCCCAGTCATAGGGATACTGGAAGCATTCAACAAGTCGGTCTTAGCATTCTTGGTCCATCGTCGCCACACATAGGCTGTAGGTATCTCTTTGATATTCTCTCGATCTAACACCTTCATTGCATGGCAACACAAAACTCCACTAAATTCAAACTTCCTGCAGGAGCACTGAAGTGTGGTGTTTTCTGTGTTGTATGTCACAACACAGGCTTCTACATTGTATCTATGCACATTGTCATTGCAAGAAATTACGTCTATTGTACAATTTATTGCTGCAACAGCTTCAATTTTCACCCACTCAAACACAGTGGGTGTATATACATCTACAGCACGCATCAATACCTTGATTCCCATCGTCACCGGAACAGTAGAAAATGCTTTGTAATCTTGTTGCAACTCATTCTTTCTAAGATTCTCCAAAAATGATTCATATTGCTCAAGAAATTGAAATATTGTTAAACATGAatacaaatttttttcaaggatTGCATGCGTACTCTCAATCCTTTGGACACTAATCATGTCAGCACAAAAATACTGTCGGTCATATGCTGGTGACCACTTCTCTTTGTCTTTGTACAACTTCTGCAACCATAAATTGTTGTGTAATTGGTACTCATCAAGCATTTCATTCCATGAACACAAAAAAGACTCTTCATCCTTTGACTTCAACATGCATTTTGAAAGGGATTCCTTGAATCCAGATTGATGGCTAAAAATGTGTCCTACATTGTTTATTGCATTTTGAAATATGTGCCACGGGCAGAAACGTTGATTTGCATTTGGCCACACCTGTGTTATGGCACTTGCAATGGCACTGTCTTCGTCTGTTAACACTACTTGTGGGTGCACCCCATTCATTGCCTCTGTAAACTGTGCAAACAACCACACAAGACTCTCTATTGTCTGAACATACAGAAAAGCACTACCAAATATGCAACTCTGGGCATGGTGGTTCACACCCACAAATTGTGCAAAGGGCCATTTATTAGTCTTAATCTTCATTGTAGTATCAAAGACAAGAATATCATTGAAGCATGTGTAGTCTAATCGTGAACGAGCATCTGCCCAGAAAATGTTCATTACATATGCATCCTCATCCAATTGAAAGGCACTATAAAAGCCAGGATTCATACTCGACTTCTTTTGGAGATAGTTTACAACAGCATGTATTTCTCCATTTCCCATAgcactctctctcctttcttgaAGGTGATTCCTTAGGTTAGGCGATGTTAGTGATACATTCTCATGTCCTCCATCCAACTTGCTGATGTAGTTGTATGTTTGCCTTGGAGTGGTACCGATGTCAGAAGCTAACTCTTCAATTGCTGCATGAGCACGTTTTACCTTTCGATGTGACCTCAACATGCGAGCAATTGTCGGAGGAGCCAAGAGGTGGTTGTGATCAGCAATGAACGTCTTAACAACAAATCTGCCGTTCGAAAGCCTCCTAATTACCATCTTTGCAGGGCATCCACATCTTGTCGTCCCTCTATGAATTTTGTTGGCTTTACTATGTTTCAGCAATCCCTCCTTTGAACATACATATGTCTTCCTTACAACAATCCctttatcatttttatcttGGCTATCCTTTCTTACACTAAACCCATGAGTGAGTGCATAATTGTTGTAGAAGTTGAATGCATCTTCGTTGTCACTGAACTCCATTCCATCATGTGGAGTGTCAAACTCATCACTGCCTTGTATGTGCATTGGCCCATCCAATGAAATACTTTCCTCTAGTCCATGTGCATCAAGATTATCCTTGTGTGTATCAAACTCACCACTCGCTTGTTTGTGTATGTCAGCATCTATTGGAACAATTTCTTCTACTTCATGCACATGGGAATGATCCTTGCATGTATCAGACTTACCACTACCATCTTCATGCATGTCTGCATCTACCAAAATACTTTTCTCTACTCCATGTGCAATAGGTAAATTGCTCTTTTTTTCAAGTATGAGTGCATCCATTTCCACCTCACAACATCATCTACAACCAAGCTACATCCTTACACCCTTCTCGACCATCATGTCCTTTGGGTCATAATCCCACTGTCGTCAAGATTGACACCTGCATTTGGATGCCATAATTTATCTGCATATCATAAGTCATTACAATGGTAAGAGTCTTATAAAAGATGCAAGCTAAAGTGATAGTGCTAACTGCTAAGTTACTTTACAAATACTAACAATAGAAAATGATAGTATTTCATAGTGACCATTTTCAAACAATCATAAGTCTATTTCTTAAGTCATTACAATGGCAATATTGTCTAATAAATTATATGAATAAAAACAATGATGTATGGCCATTGTGCATACATTATGCTAAATGAATGATAGTGTTCTATAGTGATAGCTTTAAAGGTACATGTATTTCACTACTAACTGGCCACGTCTTTAACAGCTAAAAATGGCCTGTCATTATAATGGTAACAGAGCATCAACAAATCATGTGAGCTAAATTACTAAAATGACAGTGTTTGACACTTTACACATATAAGATGCTAGAGACTAATAGCATTTCAAAGGATGCTAAGTGTGTTATAGTTGTTCGGACTGGATACAAAATGCTCAAGCAATGATAGCGTCACACAAAATATCTATAAATGATAGCATTGCTACAGATGCCATCCAAGTACAAGACGAcataaacaactaaaaaatgCCAAGGATACATGGAgtaaaattatgaaattaaaaaactaatgcCAACCTATAAATATGCTCTCTTTTATTGATTGCAGTTGTGAGTCTTGTGACCAATCGACATCAGCTCCTCTTAATGACAAAATCTCCGTCACTTTTTGTGCCTCAATGGGTCACCTACAATGTGTATTAAATGGCATAAATACTCATTATTATGAGTAAATCAAATAAATTTCTGTAAGATAAACTTTATCTTGCAGCTTCATTCAAAGGAAAGTAATGCCTAGCTTGTTTGCTAGCTATAGAAGCCCTAAAAATTATcatcaaaagagagaaaggaggagTAGCAACATGAACATCTGATATGCATTTGCATAAACAAAAAAGCAAGAGGATTTGTTGAAATAAAAAGGGGCACTTTATGAATCAGGggcattttcaaaaatcaaccAAGGGCATATTCCAAATGTGATTTTCTTTCTGAAATGAATTGAGACATTTCCTAAATGCCCCTTGGTTTTCTTTGGCGTCAATGTCTGAGCATTCACTTCTAATAGGGACCATGCACTCACTTTGTGCCTGTTGAGGAACATTTGTTTATTATCCCGCAAGGTAGACCGCCCAAAGCCTTTTCATTGCAAAACTGAATCAAGGCATTTCCAAAATGCCTTTTAGTTTTTTCTAGTGTCAACCCCTGAGCATCCACTTCAATGGTTGGGACAGTAAATTGGCTTTACACCCATTGAGAAATATTTACTTATCAGCCCACGAAGGTAACCGTCCAAAAAGTTTCACCAGATCCCACATCTCTTTTGATGGTTCTGAAAAGTTCtcatatttctgaattttttatgcAGTTGTTTGTTacaatcaatgttgtaaaacgtgtatcgtaagccgtatcggtcgggctttaagatacgccgtatcgtaacgtatcgtaatcgtatcgtaaatttaaaaaaaataataataataaatcagaaaaaattaaaaaaaatcggaaaattcataaaaaaatcagaaaaaattaaaaataataaattattcatagaaaacatgttttagtcttttagataatgatagacttattattttgctaaatgctataaacttacgcgttcacgtggacggttcatcattcatacttcatagacatcaaaattcataacaatatcatttttttccatcttcatcttcatggtttaaaaaagCCCTTTTCCtcccaatgggaatcagccacccatgcacaaatccatggtttaatagatgatttcacggtgaaaatcgatgatttcacaatgaaaatcaatgatttccctcTAAGGTAGaacaatctatagattagaaatgaagaatgggtgggtttttataaaaaaaaaaactcgaaaaaatggggttcaagcCCCCCTtttagaaatcagcccgtatcgcaCGGATCGTGCGATACAtgtacgatacacccccatttgcaatacagggggtgtatcgtatcgtattttgtaaacgatacgatacgtatcgtacgatacggcgtaCAACACTGGTTACAATTGTTCCAGAACAAGAGGAAGCTTGGACTTTAATTGAAGGGAAATCCAGTTTTTGGCTTTCTTACTAGCAACTTTGAAAAGGAATGCTATCAAAATTGCTTTCTGAATTGAATCAGAAACATCTGAGGATTGatttaaattatgttttaatttaaaaaaaatcaaaaattcgGGAAAAAAAGgcgaccatttttttttaatttgtttttttgttatgttaatatgtcaagttattttgattgactattactaatatttgaaatgtggagagtagtaatatagcaagcataatcaacttaaacaatcaaaaattaattgtcgaattcattgaatatgcaaaatcaatagaagaaggTTAACCATACTCATTAAAtataatctaaaaaaaaaaaatctaatctctagaagaagaAATGCAAATCcgcaagaaggctttaatccatcttccatatgtacttaaagaaagacgtaatataataaaaaaactaacaGTATATAATAGTATAAATATAAGTACAcaacagtaacaatacatataactatataagtacataaccataGTTACCATACTAACGTATAAATATAACATGTATCAAAATACTACACATTATATAACAGGTCATATCTATGTCACAACAGTACGCCAAAAAGACCCGCGTACCCATACCGGTAAGCCGGTACGGCGGTACGTTATGGTAGGttggatctggtttcgggtCAGAACCAGATCCCAAccacaaaaaatctaaaaaaaaaagctgcgACCGTGCGACATTGACACTCgtctcctccctccctctcgaCTTTCGACAGTTCTTCCGGCGGGTGTTTGGGCAGCTGGAGATGGACGGCGGCTGACGACGGATGGCAACCTGCGACCAGCAACGGACGGCGACCGGCGATGGACGGTGACCGGAAACAGACGGCGTGTGGGCGATGTCGACAGCAGGTTTTTCATTTGTTAGTTTGTTTGTTCCCTTTTGATTTTTAAGGTTCCGACTTCCGATCTGCTTCATTCTTGCGGGATTTGTTCTCTCTAGTTTCCCAAAATTGGTGGCAGATTTCGGTGGAATTTCCTGCTCCTTATTCATCTGTTTTGAATGTCATCATCTGTTTCAAGAACCTGCTCCCTGTTCATGCCGTATTGCcatgttttgagttttttccattttcttcgaTACATTCAGTTCTCAACGTTGATTTCCTGCTCCCTGTTATGttcgttttctcttttttgtgaaAACTGTACCTTGCAATGCTTGAAATGGACCAATAGAACACTGTTCATGTTGTGTTCTGTTATGTGTGGCTTTTTGTTAGGCTTCATTCCCCTGTGCTTCAGACACGTTCCCTTGTCTGCTTCCATTTGCTTTCATATGTGGTTTGCTGTTAGGCTCTCTTCCATTTGCTTCATATGCAAAACGCAAGTGGTTTTGCATATGCCCTTGTCAAGTTTTCAGACATGTTCATTAATTTGATGTGATGATAtcacatgttttttcaaaaaaaattatttttttaattaaaaatatataattatcgaTAAATATCACCGTACCGCCGTACCAAGATTTGCGAAAAtgtcgtacccgtacccattTTCTCGTACCAacacccatacccgtacctatgtaaCATAGGGTcatataataggttgatgcaatatTATATAACAGGTATAGCAGACTGTAcataacatatatgcatataacacgtattacaatatatataacaggaataacaaattgtattacaatGCAATTTAACATtaatagtatatatataaatataagtttataacaggtataacaaattaacaatacatATGATATAAATACGTAACAACCATACtgatgtatacatataacatgtatgaggtatcacaatactatataacagactaagtgactaacagtatatacatataatagcaTAATCAACATAACGATACATTAAAATAAGcaatcaatacaaaataaagtacataacaatatactcaattaagaaactttaattgaaatgGAAGGTGACTTCACTTttccatggactaggcgtgTTGGCGCCTAGGCGAGCTTAGTCCAGCTTAGTCCACGCCTAAAcgaggccttaacaacataAGGAAAAAGTAATCTTAAATCAAACACacttcagagaaaaaaaaatagaaaataataaaaagaatgtCATA belongs to Nymphaea colorata isolate Beijing-Zhang1983 chromosome 13, ASM883128v2, whole genome shotgun sequence and includes:
- the LOC116266821 gene encoding protein FAR1-RELATED SEQUENCE 5-like; translated protein: MDALILEKKSNLPIAHGVEKSILVDADMHEDGSGKSDTCKDHSHVHEVEEIVPIDADIHKQASGEFDTHKDNLDAHGLEESISLDGPMHIQGSDEFDTPHDGMEFSDNEDAFNFYNNYALTHGFSVRKDSQDKNDKGIVVRKTYVCSKEGLLKHSKANKIHRGTTRCGCPAKMVIRRLSNGRFVVKTFIADHNHLLAPPTIARMLRSHRKVKRAHAAIEELASDIGTTPRQTYNYISKLDGGHENVSLTSPNLRNHLQERRESAMGNGEIHAVVNYLQKKSSMNPGFYSAFQLDEDAYVMNIFWADARSRLDYTCFNDILVFDTTMKIKTNKWPFAQFVGVNHHAQSCIFGSAFLYVQTIESLVWLFAQFTEAMNGVHPQVVLTDEDSAIASAITQVWPNANQRFCPWHIFQNAINNVGHIFSHQSGFKESLSKCMLKSKDEESFLCSWNEMLDEYQLHNNLWLQKLYKDKEKWSPAYDRQYFCADMISVQRIESTHAILEKNLYSCLTIFQFLEQYESFLENLRKNELQQDYKAFSTVPVTMGIKVLMRAVDVYTPTVFEWVKIEAVAAINCTIDVISCNDNVHRYNVEACVVTYNTENTTLQCSCRKFEFSGVLCCHAMKVLDRENIKEIPTAYVWRRWTKNAKTDLLNASSIPMTGRVDRCRTISRYQHLCRTFLHIAEIASKSEEMYQYVIAMQKKTLRSVGNMHMQIKRLCE